In Pyrus communis chromosome 15, drPyrComm1.1, whole genome shotgun sequence, the genomic stretch CCTATAATATTCAGTTTTGGTTAGTTCGATTATAAGAATTTAATTTGTATGTTGTTAACATAACATTGAATTTTGCATTAgccaattttcagtttttttcctcttttggtACACTGGTGGGCCTACAGGCACAAGGTCCAACCTAAAAAGGGACATTTCGAAGGCGTATAGACCTTTCATGCGAACATAATCCAATAGCTGTGAGCTAACAAGCGCGTGCGTAAAACCCAGTCTTCCAACCCCTCCCCCCTACACTGTTTAACCAACACCAGCTCAAATCCTTTGAAAACATAGCCTTTCCTACCTCTTGATGCTCTTGCACTTGTCGTCGCCGCATGGTAGCGTATACAATAAGACCATtcacaattgtaaaacatatagTTGCCCTCATCAATAATAAATCAAACAACATATAGCATTATTCATCGATACGATAACACACTTAATATCATAAGTGTAAAAGTTTTCAATAATAGGAGAGCAATTCAATTTGATACATTACCAGAAAATAGTCATTGGTGTTGGTAGTCAAAACTGGTGGTACGATGTGAAGCTCGTGCTGATGCTTCCTCAGAAGAAACGGCTGCAAGTAGATGTGCTGTCATAAGGAAATTTTAAATTACACATTCACAACAATGCAATCCCAACTCAATACAATTACTCCAAAACAATATATGGTTTAGTTACTTACATTGGTGGACAGCCCGCCTTGCAGCTCAAGGAGCTGCCTCCAAAAATTAGTGTCTCCATCCGTCCTAATATCCAACAGGGCAACCAGACTAACAATGTAACAAAATCATAAAGGTTCATCATTGTATTCAATTACTCAAAAAATTTCatacataaataaaaactaaacttTTAAGAGTAATTTACTCCTTTTCATTCTCCTTCACCATCTTGAAGTGATAGAAATGTTCCATAGCATCAAGCAAGCACTTTTTGTCTACGACTTTAAGTAAGGCAATTCTCTGCACAACATCCTCCAATGGCTCACTAGCATGGAGTTTGGCCACTTGGTCACGTTAAAGATCACCGCAGTATGATCTACCACTTTCCTATTCCTTTTATGCCCTTTCTTTGTCGTTGCCCTTGTGTACCTAACCTTATTTTGGTTCCCAAATGCTCGCCCTCAAGTGTGAATATAACCACCTCATCATCGGTATTGGAACCATTGACATCTTCTTTTGCGGTCCGATACTGGTTCTCCAACCAAAACAAGTAGATTGGCACATACACTTAAGGGATTGTCCCAATCAAGAATCCCTCGAACCACCTTCAAAGCCTCTGCCCCCACAACTTTCATAATCTCTTCCCTTACGACCCCTTGGGTTCCTACCTTTTCCTTCATTTCTTGATCCTCCTCATTCTCATCCTCACCCTTTGCTTGTTCCTCCCCTTCTTCCACATCATATTCTCTATCACCATCTTTTTCACCATCCTCTTCTACATCTTCATTCTCATATAcaacctcttcttcttcctctacagGTTTTGTCTTAAATTCCATCCTTAAATACTCGACCAACTTGGTCAACTCTTCCAACTTCTTAAACGTTGTCGTCTCAGAAATGTCATTCTCATGGCCCAATCACACCACAAACACCTTCAACTCCTCGATCTGCATTTTCAACTCATTGACATCATACATGCCAAAGTGAAGTTGTCTAGCAACAAAACATTGTCCTCATCGGTCCATGTCCAGTATGCTTGGTTCTTCTCCATTTTCGTCGGGACAACCTCTCAAATCCTAACAGTTTTCAAATTAACACCACTTATCAAAATTACATTTCTCACACATATTCATACTAAAATAttcacaaatatttttacatttaaaaaattcatagaCAGTGATACCTCTGAGCTCTCAATCATGTACAACTTCAATTGCTTCCTTGTTATCTTCCACCAAACAAGTTGCGGGGTAGCTGCTAGATATTTATTTAACAGTAACGTAATGATTTCTCCGGTTGGGGAATTTTTTTGTACGCCCACACCTACACATATTGCTCGATTAGTACTCAATCACAGTAATAAAACCAATATTAGCAACAAAAGCAACACATATTTCATGAAAAGCATAGGTAAACCCTTTGCAGCCCCACCCAGATTGTTGCCCCATCTTGCTTCCCTTCACttcatcttcctcctcctcatctcCTTCACCCTCACCATCAACTCTCTCTACCTATCCTAGAAGTAGCGAAAAAGAGGTTGTCTTGAAGTTATTCAAAGAAAATGGCACTCATGCAAAATTGTTAAGCCTATCCATATCCTCCATGAGGTGGAGGTAGTCTAGATTCACAACAAAATTACTCTTTGCCCCCAACACAGCCTCAACAAAGTATACCAAACCCAACTTCAACACATCATTCTCGTTCTTGCATTCTTTAAATGCCCTTTCAATCTCCCCACAAGTCACATATATCTTTTACTAACTTTCTtgagggtggtcttggttttACCCTCTGCCCTTCTCTCTCTTACCCTTGCTACTCTCTCTTACAAACCCAAATTTCTCAAGCAAATACCCCCTCACAAGCTAATGCCTTATGGCTTAACCTCTACATCATAGGGTTTGTCACATCGAAGCTTGGTAATAATGCAAAGTCTTTTGTGAACCGGGTAAATTCACACTCCATTAAATAGGTTAGTTCCTCTGGGTCTTTGACCTCTTCATTAACGACTCTTTGGAGCGACAACTCGTGCACGGATTGGCCATTGAAGGCCAATTCATCAACATGCTCTAAGTGGCAAAAGCTAGATGTTTGTGCCTCATTAAACTTCTCACTCATTACTCctaaccaaggttctaaaagatgctaaGCGCTAGTCGAGCCAGGCTGGGGTCTAGGCTGCTAGGCGGGACCTAGGTGGGTGCCTAGGCAGACTaggtggatttaagtaaatctattatatttcgtgtaaataagtgtttgtttatacttaaaatatatatagtttcatcataaactacaaaatagaatcatatatatatatatatatatatatatatatattatgaagtattggaacataatgaaaatatggggaacaaacatataatgtacgttaatttaagtattcaacaagtctcttacaatttattgaaaaaaaataaaatgcaaaatgaaagttatctattttttgtctaagtaagTCGCAACTTAGGCAGGTCTGTGTGGGCTAGGATGGTGCCTAGAcagtctaggcgggcgcctcaaCAGGTCTAGGCACCCTTTCTTAACTTTCAAATGCCTAAGTATTAATCAGGGTGGTAGTCAGCCGCCTAGCGCCgtatttttagaacagtgctcCTAGCACATGAGAGGCTTGGGATAGGTTGTTAATACTTCCCCTATACGAATACTCTTCTTTTGTTGCTAATTGAACCCCATGAGTTGCCAACTTGTGTACATAGAACAATACAAGCATTCAACATAaccaaattcaacaaaatttaCCCTTACACAACCAAAGTAAACAATGTATACACTTAAACAACATGTCAACAAGTTTTCATAACCATATGTCTACCGTGAACAAAGCATCATGACTTAAGTAATATCAAGTTAATTCATAAGATTAAAGAACATTTCATCAACAAAAatcaatctcaactcaacagtataacttaaacaaaacaaaagtgaaCAACATAGCGCCTATACACATCCTGTTAAAAACACTTCATAAACCCACATCCACCCAAATCTTATAAAATTTTCACATATATCCaccaatttcaaataattttatcAACAAACATGCATTATTAACCTTAAAtactaaattaattaatcaaatttaacgGAAATAGCATTTATTCTAGGTTTCAAATTTCCAAACTCACCAATTTCAAATTGACTTTGCGGAATGAAGATTTCATCAACACAAatcaatctcaactcaacaatataacaacaaaacaaaactgaaCAACTTAACCCCTATACACAACCCGTCAACAACACTTCAAAACCCAACACCACAcccaaatttcccaaaaaatcCACATATGTCCACCAATTTAAACTAATTTCATCAATGAACATGCATAATTAACCTTAAACACTATTTCTAGAGTTCCATTTTCCAAACTCACCAAATTTGAAAATGACTTTGGGGAATGAAGTATGAAGTCGAGTATTGTGCAAGGACTCTGAACACAACCCGAAGGAAGCAAGCACCACATCTTTTCTGTCATACTGACTGGAAAAATCTGAACCAACTTCGCCTGAGTTTTTAACACGCTGTGGGGAGTCCAGTGAGTTTCAAATGTTGGGCGGTTGTTGGGGAGAATGAGAGTTTAAGTTGAAAAGAATTAACTATTTTTGGGTCTTATTTTGGATTAAAGACGGGTCATTTATGACTTGATTTCACTCTAAACTTGTTATAATTGATTTGTTTTCGACCATTCAGATTGGGTCCAAAGGACCGTGTGAACTTGGTCTTGGGCCTGAAATGCTAAGACTGTTGGAAACAAAATAGGgaagtgctatccacacatcccttttttatttctcacaggcgctttgttaatttctaattttttatcttctttaattcaatcGATCCAACAACTGCAAATTAAAAGGGtgtataagaaataaaataggatgtgaatagcacaccccttttaGTGAACGCGTGAAAAGTTGAGAATTAGACATTTTCATTTCCATCCAAGGCAGCCAAAGTAAATCCTACAAATGGTTAgctaattaaaaggaaattaccgatttgaatttatatttacCGAACGATGGGaccaaaaattggaaaaagaaagaacagtAGAAAACTAGATTgcaaaattaaaagtaaaaacacaGCTTTTTGCACTCTATTTAAAGGGCAAATCTCAGATCCATCATATCATATCATAGGGCACCAACCATGCAGTAAATTTTCTAATTAGTCTGCTATATATTATGTCAGCTAGACTGCTCCACACTTGGAACAACTGTGGACTGGAGGTTCGATTTATGGGGCGGCCCGGCCGCCGGCTTTAAGGACTTGTGCCTTTCCTCCCCCGACTGAGAAGGTAATTTCTCCGGGCGGATACGACTTTCATCCAATTCTTGTTCTGGCttcctcttcgtcttcttcttcgtcaATGCACCGTCTCCAACCCGTGTGTCGTCTGCGGAACTGCTTGAACTTCCCTTGAGCTTCTCTTGTTTAAGTCTGTCAAAGCTAGGACCGTTTATTGGACCAGGTACCCCCAAGGCTGCTGTTGTACCAGATGTCGGCTTGTTTGTCGGGCTCTGACTGTTTTGTTCAGTTGCCATTCTCTCTTGCATTAATAGTTGCTGGGTAATTGACCTCTCAACTCGAATAGTCTCTTCTGTTCGTGGTGTCAACATCTTTTTCCTCCTAATTTTCTCCTGCtcctgaagaaaaaaatttggcaaACAAATGGTCGAGATAAATACCTACTTCCATGAAAGTTATATCAGATGATGCATGGAATTGAAACCCATATGCAAGATACATTACAATAAAGACTAAAACCCAGCAGACTGATGTTAATTCCGAAATTGGCTCATAAAAAATCCGGACCATAAGTTGAGAGAGTGTGCAACTTTACGCACTTTATTTCGGCTGTATCGCTCCCTCCGTCTCTCTTTTGACCTACAAATTGCGCGTTTGATCCCATGATTGTCCATGAAACCATTAGGCCACAATGCCGCTAGCTGAATCACATAAGACTAAATAAGTCAGGAAATATCCACAAAACAACTGAAGTCCAAGCAACAACAATAGAATACAATCAATAAAACTAAATGAATTTAAGTGAATACAAAATCTTCATAAAAGTAGATTTTGAGAAAGATGCCATCACTGGTTAAAGGTTCCTTTGAAGGACTCACTGAAGGCATATACGATCTAAGTGGAAACGCCAAAATACACCATTAAGAAGCATCAAATCCTAGTCCTAGTATTTCTCATCATGTCACATATCACAAAACAGGGGGATAAACCCCGAAAAGGTGAAGTACCTCGGCATACAGCTTTCTTATTTGCGGACCTGCATCTTCATCCAGCCCCTAGAACCAAGACATATATACCAAGGAATAAGACAACAAAAAATGAAGTTATCTGCAATATAAAGGAACAAAATTTCCGATACGAAATTGAAAGCTTGAGTTAGTACGTCAACATAAAGGTCATAGAGGTCACAAATCTTGTCCTCCAATGCAGCATCCAtgctaaattttctttttgaaagcTCTTTTGTTCCAGAAGCAGTTTCTTGAAAATCATCTGATGCTCCAGCTTGTTGTTCCAATGCCTGAGAAAAACACAGTTTGCATTTTGCATTAGAGCCATGCACAAAGGTTATTCTAATTACTTATTTGACATACAAAAAAGGTTATTCTTGTTACTGTGATGTGATACCATTATGAGAAGGGGGTGGGGGAGAGGCGAATTAAAAACACTTTGTTCAGCATCTTCTCACAGCGAAACAAATATGAAATACCTTCCACATAAGGCAGTACTTAAAACACGAGTTACTGAAAATCCACTTTCATTTTTCACTAAGTTAAGTACCAATGAAGAAAGGATGAGAGCAAGTAATGTAGGATGACTTTGGTCAAAAGCAACAAGGACAAATTAGCAACGAGCCAATAAAAGTAAGCTGGGGAATCCAGGTAAACACAACGAATGTAGAGAAGAAAATTGAGCACCAAGACAGAATGTCATCTGAACTAGCACAACAAATGGCCCCCTGAACAAGGGGAACGCTAACTGAACCAATGTCcataatgttttaaaaggcgaaGGCTAAGCCAAGGCATTTCATGGATAGCCCCGCCTAGGCAACAGCCTTGAGGCATGAGGCAATAGCCTCATGGGACCTAAAAttgttaatatatattatacatataaaatataatCAACAACAGAGTCGAAATCAAACATTATAGAAGaataatcaacaatcaaataaaaaatttcttcactGTAAGTGAGAAACCctaaccttaaaaaaaaatgcctAAGCTGCACGCCTCAGGCGTGCCTCGACCATGTCTAGGCAAGTTTAAGCCTACTGCCGCTGGGCAGAGGCGTTTTCATCACCGCCCCGCCTCCACAGCCGCCTAGGCGTGCCTCAAGGCTcgttttttaaaacactgaGTGAAAGACATGATGACCACTTTTAGCAAGAAAAAATTCCATACATGACTTCATACCATCCAGACACCAATATATCTTTTAACAATGATCATAGTCAATATGGTTATTCCAATACTCTTTTACCCAGGAAAAGAACACAGTGTATTAAACACCATACCCCAGCAAGGACCTGCAACACATACCTTGGATTCCAAGGATGGGGCCTTTATCTTAATCATATCTATAACTTCCTTCTTTACATGTTGAAACCTCTCATCTTTCTCCTTTTTGGCTGAAATACCCATACTAATCATGACCTTTAAGTTTCTCTGCAGGAAAAACACATTGCACAAGCATAAATAGCAAATCAATTTTCTTCATAAACAAGAAGCCAAGATACTTAACAgctaaaagaaataaaaacaactGCACACTCATTATGAGCAGCATTACTGTGTATATGTTATATCTTGTTCAGATTAGTCATCCATAGTGAGCATAAGAacatcacttatataaaaagAAACAATTACCCTTAAACAGTTACTAAAAAATTATCCatgctattattttattttattttatttttttaccgtTATTGTCATTAGATTTCCTTTTGTAACAGAAACTAATTTATGGTGACCTTATAAATTATCCAAATCCTCAAATGATAAAAGAGCCAATGCTCAACGATAATGGAAACATAACCTAGAATTCATGATAGTGATGTTGGCTTCTGGAATCATCACTAAAGTAATAATTAAGTATGGATGGTTCATATGTTTATCAAACTACAGCGTTTTTCTCACCAAGTTCCAGAACAATAGGCAAACATAACTTTTGAGTTCAGGTCCTGCACGTTAAATGACCTATAGTTGACAATGGGTAAATTAACGAACAAGTATTGGAGAGCCAGTGTTTTCTTCAAAACAAACTGTAATACCTTTAATGTTCTGAGCTGTATTAAGTGACCAAGAATACTCATAAGCCGGTTAAGTAACTCTTTTGTTATTTTCCCATGGCTAGCCTGCTGCAACAAAAAGagcatttataattaaatttattacaGGTTTCAAGTTGAGATGCATGTATGTATTGAATATTATGAATACAACAATTCAAATAAAGCACAACACCACAGAGTTAAACAGTTACAGTCAAAATAGCTAGTTTGAATACCGCTAGTCTAGCAACTTTAGCAAGTTTCATCTTTAGTTCTCTAGGTAATCTCCTTTTAATTGCTTGGGATGAATTATCTCCCTCTTGATTATCCGCAGCAGGTGGCCTAGCTGCAAGCGCACACAGAATAAAAGATTACTGAAGCAGTTTCctcaaatcatcatcaaaaaaaaGAATAGAGAGAGAACTGGAACAAACCCAATGTATCACTTAGaacaaataataagacaaaaatgtcagagaaataataaaacttaCATTCAGCCACCATCTTCTCTAACTCCCTAATAGCCTTTTCAAGCATTGAACTTTTTGACTTTATACTAGAGCCATCCTTTTTGTGCACATGTGAAGATTTCTGCAGAATGTTAATGTTTGAAATCAAATCTACCATCATTGAGAACAAAAGTACAAATTAAGATATATGCACATGATGATCCATTAGGAACAAAGACGACCTTTAAGGATATTCTCAAATTTCTAATACCTTCAACAAACAAGACTATAATGTTCAGTGTTTGTATACATATGAGTACAAACAAGAACTGGACTGGGGGTACATGGAAGATGATGAAGCCTTGAGTACAAGCAGGCAAACATGAGGCTAGTACAAGCAATTTTTTACCTAACACATCTACACTGTCTAAAGAAACTAATAAACCAGAAAGTCCATGCCATGCCTGATTGGAAAcaaactcaaatcttaaagaatgATTGGAGTATAAAGCATAAAGATTCACAAGTCCACCTTTCTAAGACTTTTGCGATTTGCAAAAGACAATAACAGCAATTAACCTCATTGTTACTTGGTTTAATGAATATTCACTCCAAAGGAGGTTCCTAACATGTAATCAACAACAAAAGCACTAAACAAACACCCTTAACCTTCTTTGCACGGACACACTTATCCAAGTGCCTAGACTCCACTCCAGTTTCTTTTAGCTCCTTTTAGATTTTTGTCTTTCTCTACGTCTACTTGTGTACTCATATGACACCCCTCGACATCTTCTAGCACATTTTATGATGTATACCAAATTAACAATACAATAACAAGAAAAACATTAGTACACAATAATACTCACAGTTGTTGGAAGAGAGTACTTTCCATCTGAGAGATTAAGGTCCGGAATCTCACGAATCCCATTTTTATGTCTGGCCCGAACCGATGATTCCAACTCATCAACATTACTTGATGCTCTCCCAGATTGGTGTTTGGTTTGTGCATAAGCATTTTTGTCATGGTATCTCTGATATGAACCATCACATGATCCACCTGCATCTTTAAATTTGTTACTTGAGTCTTTGGACAAGAGGACTCCTGCCTTCTGCTTATCTATATCCTTCACATCCGCTTGCAGTACAAAAGCATCTCCGTCTGACACTTTCATAAAAGAAGGGTCCATTACTGTTTTGGATTCAGTAGACTTCCTTGTGGATGAAGGTCCAGAAACATTCAACTGATTCTGAAATTTCACATCTGCACGGTGTTCAGTGGTTCCAGTAATGGTTTGAGTAGGAGTAGATGAATTCTTCACAAGTGTTGGTGTAATCTTTGCTGCTGCTGTCTTACCaacttttgtgtgtttatttGGCACATGAATGTCATCATTTTCCCCAGGTCCTTTAGCCTCTTTTCTTCgccttttttttggttgttggtTAGGTAATGCAGCAGGTACATTactaataaaaggaaaaaaatgtcaaaaattaattaattaaaacacgaCAATGTCAAAAACCTATGTATGAAactcaaaataatttcattccTTAGGCAAACCCAATTCCTCTATTGATGTAAGTAAACCCAAAAAATATCTTCCCATGTCCACTTTATTTAAATAGAAACTACTGATATCACTGTTCAGCCAGGGAACGGACAGAATAGTACCTATAGGATAACTATAGCCTGTAATTACAAGTAGATCAGTTCCCTCAAATAGCATCTATGTATCATTTTACCATCACGTTTATGAGCTACTAAACATAAGGCTTGTTGTATTCCAGACTTCAATAGGCCATAAACTATGCAACGAAATGGGTGAATAATATCTAAGGTCTTGTATGTATAGACCACGGAACTaagataaataaaattacatatatatCTAAGTACACACAAACATAATCAGGTGAGGATAAAAGAAACTCACATGCGCTCCAGCGTTCCCCTGTTTACAAAGAATCCATCATGTTTTATGGCTGAATTATCAACTTCAAAATATTCATCCTGCACAACACATAATGAAGGAACATTATCAAagcaataaatataaaaataatgttagttcaacaagtaaaatGGCACCAATTAAATCCACACAATGGCCAACACATATTGaaaagcgaaaaaaaaaaaaagattaattggATAGAGATAACTACCAACTCAGCATCATCAATAAAAGAGTCTTCGGTATCATACTGATCGTCATCAGGAACATCATTTGGACCTTCATCATCACTACTATCTTTACCCTGAGATATATTTAAATGGAATTGTAACAACACATTTTTATGTAACACAAGAAGAACTGTTTTATAGCAAGAACCAAAAAGTGACATTATTTATgaataaacaaataacaatacCATATATAGGCGTTCAATCTTCTCAATAACAGCGCTAAAACGATTTGGCGCAGCTTCATCTTTCCCTTCATCTTTTGCTTCATCTCCAGATGGTTGTTGGACCTGAAACAACTGTGAAGCACAATTAAGAAAATGAAACCATCATACTATGTGGTCCAAAGCAACTCCTTGTCCAAGAAACGGCATGTTCAGGGGTACATATGCAGATTGTGCATATCTTTTATAAACCAAATCGCTATCAACACTCCACCGTCCCAATAAAATCTGATAGCCATTCATGATACAAACTTAAATCCATCGAAATAAGATGCAGTGAAAATAAATATCTTAGTTTCGTAAAAATGCATTCATGGAATGCAACAACGGAACCTACATTCCCAACCCATATTAGACTCGTCATAATCTTATAGACTTCGAAAACAAGCTACGAGTTTCTCAGTGACTAAAGCAGCAACTAAGCATCCACAAAACAACGGAACAGAAGTTACAActcctaaaaacaaaactagaACGAGTAAGTCGTTCATGCAATAATCCTCAAAACAATTTTCACAATTGCCAAACGATCAGGTTACATAAACTGCATGTAACAAGCAaatcacaattaacaaacagaaaattaacACAAAACCCAATCACCCAGCAAAGCAAACACAATGTGCAATTGACAAAAGTCACAGTCTTTTCAATTAGGGCGCCTCACCGGAGCTATCCGAGACTCGAGAGCAGGGTGAGCGTTGACAGGAGGAGGTTCCGGTGCCGAGGTCGAGGGCCCACCATTGACCTTGTTCGTGTCCTTCATGAGCTTCCTCCACGAGACTATGGTGGTCTCGCCGGGCCGGAGATCCACCGTGAACATTTGCCGGTCACCGGCTttcacaaacttggacgaaggCCTGGAGGATTCGCCGCCGCCGCCCTTCTCTTCCTCCATTGGGGTGGCGAAAGCCGGTCGAGAATTCTAGGGCAGAATTGGGATcgagaatttggagaaattaAGATGGGAGAAACATTGGGGACTAGGTAAGccctagagagagaaaattgactctagagagagaaagagacggGAATTGGGCGggatagtgagagagagagaggaaatcTTTTTGGGGTCGGGATTTTAACTGAATTTTCTCGACTGGATCTTGGGAAATTTTTCTGGGTtagcttttgttttttgttgcgagaaaaggaaagaaagagggagggaaGAGGATCCGACGGGTGTGATGGTGTAAACCGGATCCGAACCCGGCTCGGATATACTATGAACTCTGATTGCCAACGTTCGGTTATCCAAAGACAAATCGCATCCGTTAAATCCCAGATGTGTTGTAATGATCTATGTGTGTGTTACTTATTTGGAATTTTGGAGTAGGAAAAGTAATAAATTGGAGGGGAGTTGTgaatctacacacacacacatacatactaGCATTTGCTtacacattttgtgtgtatgaacatatttttttttaagaaaatgagaaggagagagggaaagGGTGGGGGGGGGgcaggtttttgtttttggttattttttattattattggaggtattttaacatcacttgTAGAtgagacttcaataaaaaacagtaaaatttaaatctgtgaaattacattattgcccatcatttttttttgtgtgatagaagactaagtagtCTTCTCACacttttagttgacaaagagggtttcatGAATTAatggagatatatatatatatatatatatatatatttataaagtgAGAAGGCAAAAAAGATGAAACATTCAAAATGGCAAGAAATGCTCCTCCCTAATTAAGAATTTCAAAACCaaacaatttaattaataagGGTAAAATGGTAAACTACATCCTTTTGAAGATTTCAAACAAAGCACCTACTGCGTGGGTAGTTACTTGATAGAATTAATACTAATACATAAACATAATGAATAAAAGGCCAATTAGCACATGCATAGGCGTGTGCTAAGGAGCTACtacgtgagagagagagagagagagagagagaaacaacgAATGAGTATTAGGTCAATCACCCGTAACGACCAGTAACATTCATTCCCACCATCCCTAATTCAATACTAAGAAGTTATTCTCTTTCACAACAATTAGATCAATGGTTAGCAATCACAATTTTCTTAGACTATGTGGGAAAATAGAGAAAGCAATTTACGTGGAACAGATTCACTGTCACGTAAGGTCTCAATTCGGTAATATATTGTCATGTAGAAAAAATTTCTacataacaatatattattagaaagaaaaaaaaaagccacgTGACAGCAAAGTCATTACATATAAACATATAAGTCTTTCTCGATAATAGTACTCATATACGTTAGAGCATCTCCATCTGCATTAGGGCAAAGGTAATGCAATGGCAATGAAATTGCTTCTATTGTTCACTCTAAACAGTTGTGCAAGTCCACTCGTTTAAGAAGAGGAAGGACAGGCAAGGGCAATGGCAA encodes the following:
- the LOC137718359 gene encoding ubinuclein-1-like isoform X3, encoding MEEEKGGGGESSRPSSKFVKAGDRQMFTVDLRPGETTIVSWRKLMKDTNKVNGGPSTSAPEPPPVNAHPALESRIAPVQQPSGDEAKDEGKDEAAPNRFSAVIEKIERLYMGKDSSDDEGPNDVPDDDQYDTEDSFIDDAELDEYFEVDNSAIKHDGFFVNRGTLERINVPAALPNQQPKKRRRKEAKGPGENDDIHVPNKHTKVGKTAAAKITPTLVKNSSTPTQTITGTTEHRADVKFQNQLNVSGPSSTRKSTESKTVMDPSFMKVSDGDAFVLQADVKDIDKQKAGVLLSKDSSNKFKDAGGSCDGSYQRYHDKNAYAQTKHQSGRASSNVDELESSVRARHKNGIREIPDLNLSDGKYSLPTTKSSHVHKKDGSSIKSKSSMLEKAIRELEKMVAESRPPAADNQEGDNSSQAIKRRLPRELKMKLAKVARLAQASHGKITKELLNRLMSILGHLIQLRTLKRNLKVMISMGISAKKEKDERFQHVKKEVIDMIKIKAPSLESKALEQQAGASDDFQETASGTKELSKRKFSMDAALEDKICDLYDLYVDGLDEDAGPQIRKLYAELAALWPNGFMDNHGIKRAICRSKERRRERYSRNKEQEKIRRKKMLTPRTEETIRVERSITQQLLMQERMATEQNSQSPTNKPTSGTTAALGVPGPINGPSFDRLKQEKLKGSSSSSADDTRVGDGALTKKKTKRKPEQELDESRIRPEKLPSQSGEERHKSLKPAAGPPHKSNLQSTVVPSVEQSS
- the LOC137718359 gene encoding ubinuclein-1-like isoform X2, whose protein sequence is MEEEKGGGGESSRPSSKFVKAGDRQMFTVDLRPGETTIVSWRKLMKDTNKVNGGPSTSAPEPPPVNAHPALESRIAPLFQVQQPSGDEAKDEGKDEAAPNRFSAVIEKIERLYMGKDSSDDEGPNDVPDDDQYDTEDSFIDDAELDEYFEVDNSAIKHDGFFVNRGTLERINVPAALPNQQPKKRRRKEAKGPGENDDIHVPNKHTKVGKTAAAKITPTLVKNSSTPTQTITGTTEHRADVKFQNQLNVSGPSSTRKSTESKTVMDPSFMKVSDGDAFVLQADVKDIDKQKAGVLLSKDSSNKFKDAGGSCDGSYQRYHDKNAYAQTKHQSGRASSNVDELESSVRARHKNGIREIPDLNLSDGKYSLPTTKSSHVHKKDGSSIKSKSSMLEKAIRELEKMVAESRPPAADNQEGDNSSQAIKRRLPRELKMKLAKVARLAASHGKITKELLNRLMSILGHLIQLRTLKRNLKVMISMGISAKKEKDERFQHVKKEVIDMIKIKAPSLESKALEQQAGASDDFQETASGTKELSKRKFSMDAALEDKICDLYDLYVDGLDEDAGPQIRKLYAELAALWPNGFMDNHGIKRAICRSKERRRERYSRNKEQEKIRRKKMLTPRTEETIRVERSITQQLLMQERMATEQNSQSPTNKPTSGTTAALGVPGPINGPSFDRLKQEKLKGSSSSSADDTRVGDGALTKKKTKRKPEQELDESRIRPEKLPSQSGEERHKSLKPAAGPPHKSNLQSTVVPSVEQSS
- the LOC137718359 gene encoding ubinuclein-1-like isoform X4 translates to MEEEKGGGGESSRPSSKFVKAGDRQMFTVDLRPGETTIVSWRKLMKDTNKVNGGPSTSAPEPPPVNAHPALESRIAPLFQVQQPSGDEAKDEGKDEAAPNRFSAVIEKIERLYMGKDSSDDEGPNDVPDDDQYDTEDSFIDDAELDEYFEVDNSAIKHDGFFVNRGTLERINVPAALPNQQPKKRRRKEAKGPGENDDIHVPNKHTKVDVKFQNQLNVSGPSSTRKSTESKTVMDPSFMKVSDGDAFVLQADVKDIDKQKAGVLLSKDSSNKFKDAGGSCDGSYQRYHDKNAYAQTKHQSGRASSNVDELESSVRARHKNGIREIPDLNLSDGKYSLPTTKSSHVHKKDGSSIKSKSSMLEKAIRELEKMVAESRPPAADNQEGDNSSQAIKRRLPRELKMKLAKVARLAQASHGKITKELLNRLMSILGHLIQLRTLKRNLKVMISMGISAKKEKDERFQHVKKEVIDMIKIKAPSLESKALEQQAGASDDFQETASGTKELSKRKFSMDAALEDKICDLYDLYVDGLDEDAGPQIRKLYAELAALWPNGFMDNHGIKRAICRSKERRRERYSRNKEQEKIRRKKMLTPRTEETIRVERSITQQLLMQERMATEQNSQSPTNKPTSGTTAALGVPGPINGPSFDRLKQEKLKGSSSSSADDTRVGDGALTKKKTKRKPEQELDESRIRPEKLPSQSGEERHKSLKPAAGPPHKSNLQSTVVPSVEQSS